One stretch of Oncorhynchus tshawytscha isolate Ot180627B unplaced genomic scaffold, Otsh_v2.0 Un_contig_135_pilon_pilon, whole genome shotgun sequence DNA includes these proteins:
- the LOC121845680 gene encoding coiled-coil domain-containing protein 87-like, protein MGARLIQQRESLLARLELFERDASEPNRLFLQGYQGTSLARLDESKHRSKLNSQICSLEKVLSKILHHITDSFHDTVTYKGRPYREKMRWDRIEMLYWLQQERRVQTLERVVEGRSSLPTRLPPPPNPLQRLYPGTHPTPQGHTLTLSLRPHPHTHSRSNPTQPSSVYPVYV, encoded by the exons ATGGGAGCCCGTCTCATCCAGCAGAGGGAGTCTCTGCTGGCTCGTCTGGAGCTGTTTGAGAGGGACGCTTCTGAACCCAACCGCTTGTTCCTGCAAG gctacCAGGGCACCTCTCTAGCCAGGTTGGATGAGTCCAAGCACCGGAGCAAACTTAACTCCCAGATCTGTTCTCTGGAGAAGGTGTTGTCTAAGATTCTCCACCACATTACAGACAGCTTCCACGACACTGTCACCTACAAG ggGAGGCCGTACAGGGAGAAGATGCGTTGGGACCGCATCGAGATGCTCTACTGGCTGCAGCAGGAGCGCCGGGTCCAGACTCtggagagggtggtggaggggaggagcTCTCTCCCCACcagactgccccccccccccaacccactTCAGcgg CTGTACCCGGgcacccaccccaccccccaaGGACACACCCTGACCCTCAGCCTGAGaccccaccctcacacacacagccgcTCCAACCCAACCCAGCCGAGCTCAGTGTATCCGGTATACGTTTGA